The following coding sequences lie in one Nycticebus coucang isolate mNycCou1 chromosome 20, mNycCou1.pri, whole genome shotgun sequence genomic window:
- the LOC128572925 gene encoding zinc finger protein 43-like isoform X3, whose amino-acid sequence MILSRYQSCGSENLNFTNDWEGVYECTQQKVCYSGHDQCVTAAHGKVFQYSKCLNVFRQFSNLNRHKMIYTLEKTFKCKKYGKASKLCSHITEHKVTNTGEKQSKCKEGSQVFQSCSRLHSGEKLNEYENDGKCLSCRSKYSNHEILNIGEKTYKYKECDKHTKKYSHIYHNKRIHCGEKRYKCQDCGKAFKHYSSLSVHKLLHSGGKQYKCEECGKAFIRNSLLSRHQIIHSREKPYKYQENGKAFNQYSSLSVHQRIHSGEKTYKFQECGRTFNVNSSLAKHKSIRSGEKSYKCQECGKSFKQFSHLSIHQRIHSGEKPYKCQECGKAFNISSSLTRHQRIHSGEKPYKCQECGKAFNDSSSLTRHKRIHSGEKPYKCQECGKAFSQHSQLSLHQRIHSGEKPYKCEECDKAFTQYSSLSEHQRIHSGEKPYKCQECGKAFNRHTNLSRHQRIHSGEKPYKCQECDKAFTQYSSLSEHERIHSGEKPYKCQECGKAFTRHSYFSEHQRIHSGEKPYKCQECGKTFNWHSHLSEHQRLHSGEKPYKCQECGKAFTRHSGLSMHQRIHSGEKPYKCQECSKAFNISSSFARHQRIHSGEKPYKCQECGKAFNVSSSLTKHERIHSRTVVLNLPNAAAL is encoded by the coding sequence ATGATCCTGAGCAGATATCAAAGCTGTGGCTCTGAGAATTTAAACTTTACAAATGACTGGGAAGGTGTGTATGAGTGTACACAGCAGAAAGTATGTTACAGTGGACATGATCAATGTGTAACAGCTGCACATGGCAAAGTCTTCCAATATAGTAAATGTCTGAATGTCTTCAGACAGTTTTCAAATCTAAATAGACATAAGATGATATATAccttagagaaaacttttaaatgtaaaaagtatgGGAAAGCCTCTAAGCTCTGCTCACACATCACAGAACATAAGGTAACAAATACTGGagaaaaacaatccaaatgcAAAGAAGGTAGCCAAGTCTTCCAATCTTGCTCAAGACTCCATAGTGGAGAGAAACTCAACGAGtatgaaaatgatggcaaatgtctTAGCTGTAGATCAAAGTATTCCAACCATGAGATTTTGAATATTGGAGAAAAAACCTACAAATATAAGGAATGTGACAAACATACTAAGAAATACTCACACATTTATCACAATAAAAGAATTCATTGTGGAGAGAAACGCTACAAATGTCAAgactgtggcaaagcctttaaacattactcaagcctttctgtacataaacTACTTCATTCTGGAGGGAAAcaatacaaatgtgaagaatgtggcaaagcatttATCAGAAACTCACTCCTCTCTAGACATCAAATAATTCATTCcagagagaaaccttacaaatatCAAGAgaatggcaaagcctttaaccagtactcaagcctctctgtacatcaaagaattcactctggagagaaaacCTACAAATTTCAAGAATGTGGCAGAACCTTTAATGTTAATTCATCCCTTGCTAAACATAAAAGTATTCGCTCTGGAGAGAAATCATACAAATGCCAAGAATGTGGCAAATCATTTAAACAATTCTCACATCTTTctatacatcaaagaattcactctggagagaaaccctacaaatgtcaagaatgtggcaaagcctttaatattAGTTCATCCCTtactagacatcaaagaattcactctggagagaaaccctacaaatgtcaagagtgtggcaaagcctttaatgacAGTTCATCTCTTAcaagacataaaagaattcactctggagagaaaccctacaaatgtcaagaatgtggcaaagcctttagccAGCACTCACAACTTTCtctacatcaaagaattcactctggagagaaaccctacaaatgtgaagaatgtgacaaagcctttaCCCAGTACTCAagcctttctgaacatcaaagaattcattctggagagaaaccgtacaaatgtcaggaatgtggcaaagcctttaaccggcacacaaacctttctagacatcaaagaattcactctggagagaaaccctacaaatgtcaagaatgtgacaaagcctttaCCCAGTACTCAAGCCTTTCTGAACAtgaaagaattcactctggagagaaaccctacaaatgtcaagaatgcgGCAAAGCCTTTACGCGGCACTCATACttttctgaacatcaaagaattcactctggagagaaaccctacaaatgtcaagaatgtggcaaaacctttaactggcactcacacctttctgaacatcaaagacttcattctggagagaaaccctacaaatgtcaagaatgtggcaaagcctttacccGGCACTCAGGCCTTTCTatgcatcaaagaattcactctggagagaaaccctacaaatgtcaagaatgtagCAAAGCCTTTAATATTAGTTCA